The genomic region gtaaacaataatacttattagaacacacatgaatatattctaataagtattactctttacttaaaaaaagttagtgttttaatttaatgataaagacCAATTATAAACGTCATAGGTATAATATAGAaactatctctaaaaaaaaaaaaaaaatattatggcCAAACTCTCCTCAACTAATTTATTCCTATTCAAGTTACTTTCAAACATAGAAATTAGatagaaaaagttaaaaaaaaaaaaggaaaattttcaaatataaaaaaagccaatccccccaaaagaaaaaaaaaaaaagaaagaaaagaaaaagaaagagaaagaaaaaaacaaaaggaaagaaaaggcaCCAACACTTATTCAACACAGTAGTCCTATAAGTCCACCTATCTATTTTTACACTACACCCTCTTTCCCTTTCTCACactccctccctccctctcaCTCATCAATCTGACTCTCCATTTCTAACCAACCAACACACctcaaactcaaacccaaatatataaaattataaaaattaaaaaaaaaagaaaaaaatgggttGCGCGGCGTCGAAGCTGGACAACGAGGACACAGTACGGCGGTGCAAGGAGCGGCGCAGCCTAATGAAACAAGCCGTCTACGCTCGCCACCACTTGGCGGCGGCGCACGCCGATTACATCAGGTCCCTCCACCGCACCGGCTCCGCTCTCTTCACCTTCGCCCAGGGCGAACACCTCTCCGTCTCTCACCAAACCCCCGCCGTCCTCCTCCACTCCCCCTCCACTCACATCCCGCCACGTGTCCCTTCCCaatctccacctccacctccgcCACAGCCACAGCAGCCTCAACCACATCCTCGTTTCTCTCCTTCGCCATCTCCCTCTCCTACCATCCAAACCTCCAAGCTCCCTCACATACTCTCCGCCTCATCGACTCCGCGCCGCGTCAAAACGACGGCGAAGGTGGCGAAACGACGGCAGCCGAAGCTGCCTCACATACTGTCGGAATCGAGCTTGGCTTCCTCGACGCCGAGGAGCGAGAGCTTtgggcattttggtaattatGGACCGACGGCGTACCAGGCGAGCTCGACGTATTCGAGTACGCCTTCGCAGTCTCAAGCTTCGTCGGTTTGGAACTGGGAGAATTTCTACCCTCCTTCGCCTCCCGACTCTGAATTCTTCCACCAGCGCGCTCAGTCTCTCGGCGATCCTCTCCGGAGCCACCACTTGGATCTTGActacgacgacgacgacgaagAACACGAAGGTGAAGTGCACGATGGACACGGAACGGAGAAATCGGAGTACGATTTCTTTGAGAAGAAGGTTGAGAACAATCGGAAAATTCCGGAGACGACGACGACGGAGCAGAGGGAGGAGGTGGAGTGTAGCGAGTGGGGCGACCATTACAGCACGACGACGAGTTCGTCTgatgaggaagaggaagaggaggacAACGAAGAAGGAGCGCGTGGGCGCGGTGATGAGGATGATAGGGATTTGAGATCGGAGATCGGAGCGAGGTCGAATTTCGGTTCGTCGGTGAGAGCGGAGTCGGTGAGGTCGGAGTTGCCGCGGAAGTATCCGACGAGATCGGAGAAGTTGGAGGACGCCGCGGCGTCGTCTTCGTCGGCGGGGATGAGCTACACGGCCGGAGATATATCGGACCGGAGGATGGTGGTGAGGCACAAGGACTTGAAGGAGATCGTGGAGGCGATCAAAGAGTACTTCGATAAAGAAGCCGCCGCCGGAGACCAGGTCTCCGAGATGCTCGAGGTCGGCCGAGCTCAGCTCGATCGGAGTTTCAGACAGCTCAAGAGTGAGTCACTGAGTTCCTTCATTTTCTGCTTTCCACTTGAAAAAACTTTGTTTGGTTTCCGAGAAAATGTAGGAAAAtgctttaaatttaaattttttaaataattatttttattgcagAGACTGTGTATCATTCAAATAGTATGTTGAGTAACTTGAGCTCGAGTTGGACTTCAAAACCGCCGCTGGCGGTTAGGTACCGGCTCGACGCCGGTTCGCTAGATGAACCGGGCGGTCCAAAAAGCCTCTGCTGCACTCTGGACCGACTCTTAGCTTGGGAGAAGAAGCTCTACGGAGAAGTCAAGGTAAATTCTCAATTCTCTACACCGCAAAGTTTGACTGTTTGACTAGCAGTAGTGTAACGTAATAAATGCCCTTTCATTGtgatggtgattttttttgtttggggagATTGACGAAAATGACCCTACTAGATGGTGGGTTATCatatgctagtaaaaaataaacCCTTTTTGTtggtacataaaaaaaaaaaaaaagaaaaaaattattttgccgcgcatacaataattaattattttttaaaaattaaaaaagtattaacagatttttcaaaaataaaaaatattttcaaaaataaatagtttaataTATACTCTAAAGCTACACATTAATTGGACCCTTAGAAAATTACCCAAGGGGGAATTGGGAATTGTGAGCTCATTAATTTCAGACGTGATATAAATCCAAATGTTGTAAGTTCAACATACCACACCATGGTCTATAGAGTTTTCGAGGTGTTATGGGCAGAAAAAAATCGGAAATTGTGAGCTCATTGATTTGAGATGTAATGTAAATCCAAAGGTCATAAGTTCAATCTACCACGCCATGGTCTATAGAGTGTTCGATGCGTTACAGGCACGAAAAAATCTTATATACCTCGGAACTTACTAGACATATATCTCACTAACATGGGGGTGAATAAATTCACCGAGAACCCATACTTTCTTGATAATATGAATCTTTTGGTGTAAATCTCTTGGTATTTGGTTTCATATGTATTTGGAATAATGACAATAATGCCCTTGACAAACTGTCAGGTTGATATTGACAACCTGTGCATGTGGGTTGGTTGAGTTAACTAACTTAGGGCACCTTTGtttcagtttatttttctaGTATTTATTTGATTGGGGATAATACTTTAAAACTGTCTTTTTTCTGAGTACAACAGTACACTTACACGGTTTATggttttttaaacaaaataaattaatgaaaataagctCAGCCTATACGCCTCGAGCTCGAGATAGTGGATAGTAAATTGACATATTTAACCACCCTCTCACGTAGGAAGTGGGTTCCACACTTGCATATGCCCTATATACCATGGATTTTCTCCTACACCTTGACATCTTTCAAGGATTGTACTTAAATTAACTACCCAGAAGGACTATCCTCTTGTGCTCGTGGCAAaggatttatttattattattattattatgattttttgggCTAgtaatcaagattttttttttcttccatgtAACATGAAGGAGGCTATATAATTGTTTTAGGACAATTTTGTGCAGTTGGAACACTATTCTTCAGCACATCTATGTTCTTATAATTATTTGGTCGTtacaagtgattttttttaattttataattcaataattacaataatgGGACCGAGATTTGAACCCTGGTTGGCTGGTTCTCCTAATAAAGGAGAATAGGCAATGCCACTATGTTACAATGTTCTTGACATTATAGGCTCTATATGACGGGTGAAAGAGCTTTCAGTTAGTggctatatttatatagattaaaaatatttggcaatgAGCTCTAACGCAGGTGACACCTCCTGCCTTTGTAAGTGCTAGGTAGAGGGTAAGATGTATTTGTGCTGTCACatttaatttatattgaaaCTATATGGTTTCAAATTGTTAAGTGCTGATGCAGGTAACAATCTGTTTATGAATTTTAGGCTAGAGAAGGTGTGAAGATTGAGTGTGAAAAGAAGTTATCCGCCCTACAGAGTCAGGAATACAAAGGAGAGGATGAAACCAAGTTAGACAAGACCAAGGCTTCAATAAATAAGCTGAAGTCACTAAGGATTGTCACATCCCAGGCTGTCTCTACCACCTCAACTGCTATCATTGGTCTTAGAGACTCTGATCTTGTTCCTCAGCTTGTTGAACTTTGTCATGGGTATgtctcttctctttttatttcttctaaTGATGTGCATAGATTATGGGATGATGCAAATACAGTTAAAACATCCTTGGGATGTGGCAATAAGATCACTCAtgagcatggttttaaaaaccggaacTGTCAAAGAACCGAAAAAGTGTCTGGTTCCCACATTTTACGGTTTTTACTGGACCGGTTGaaggtccggtttttaaaaccatgctcaTGAGTCATAATGCTGCCTTAACATAATCAAGGTAAATCCATAAAATCAATTTAGAGTGATGTTTAAGTTTTGAACTAAAAGGGTATTTCTCCTCACCAAAATTTGTCTTGTTTTAAATACTTGTTAATATAGCTGGATTGAATTtctgaatttattaaaaataataaccaCTTTGACGTacctaaaatatttcaaattttgagccTAATGGAAAAGTTGACTTTTAAAATTGATCCCAAATTTCATTGGATTCTTaccaattttttcaaatttaggTATATTGTCTATCTCAAGTTTGATCGCTAGTTTGTGTgatcaaaaaatatatcactTGTATGACTCTCCAATGTCAATGTAGTGTGGTTGTACATTTCTCACTTTGTTATGGTACATAATCTGTGGTGTTATGGTGAGCACCTGTCATATTTAAGTAATGAAGCatgacttgaaaaattcatGTAAAACGTGCTTGTTCTGATCACTGGCATTTTGAATTGGTGGTTGAAGCATTGTGAACCACTGCTCTGCTGTGCCACTTGCTTCAGACCCTCTGTAGCTACATGTGCTTTATTGTACTGGACTATTCAATTGCTGTCTGCATCTTTAAATTTGACAGGGGCCCATAACTCCACCTCTCTGGTGTTTATGTTTCCTTTGATCTGCAGGCCTTTTGGGCCCAAAGGTAATTAATGGGTAGAAGTGAGTACATGAGACTGTAATATGACCCACAGTTGTCTGTTTCTAGGTGAATGGACTAGTTGCTTAGATGTTGATTAACTAATTCAAgaaattatcattattgttattatcaTCATGATCATGATCATTATTGTAATTATTCCAAACCATTGAGTAGGGCCGACATGGTGGCATTATAATAAAGCATAGAAACCAAAGTAAACAGCATAATGATTGTGGGTTGATTCTTGTAGGAACAGTGTTCGTGGGCTATTGATTATGTTATTCTTTTAGAACGATGTAAATGCAAATGAACAAAGAGTCTCTGGTAATGATGCTTTATAATGAGATCCCTTTTTTTATCTGTGGGTCCATTCAGCGTGGTAGCTTCTGCCTACTAGAAAGGCCTTCAGAGCTTGAATGCATTGCCTGACAAGTTTGCTTCAAAGCTTCTGAAGCTCTctgtaattttgtaatttcatCCTCTTGACATGTATATGCTGTACAAGTGGGAACTTCTTGGTGGACATACGCTGTAATAAGAACGATTTAGAAAATTAAACTTTCTGACCTGGTTCTAAAACAAATGGGGtgggaaaataaagaaaatattatttttttggaatggAATTTCACTGGAGAGGAGCATAGTTTGCTGCCCTTGCTGATTATTTCCCGATCTTGAGGTGACCATAGTCATTGCCCTCTGGTTTGATAAGTTCACAACTAACATTGAGTAGAAAGTGAGTAGATGTGGTATATTCACCAGCATTCATGGATCTGCATTATAATAATGACCCATATCTTGATATTGTGAGTAGGTAATGAGCTGACCGTGAAGGAGTTTGGGACTCCTGAATTAATCCATGTATTCATGTGTTATGTCATACTGTGTGCAGGTTTATGTACATGTGGCGATCAATGCACCAGTACCATGAAGTTCAAAATGATATTGTGCAGCAAGTCCGGGGCCTTGTGAATCAGTCAACCAAGGTTGATTCAACTTCTGAGTTACATCGGCAGGCAACTCGTGACCTTGAATCAGCTGTCTCTGCCTGGCACTCCAGTTTCTGCCGCCTTATAAGATTTCAACGGGATTTCATCCGGTCCCTCCATGGGTGGTTCAAGCTCACCCTTCTACCAGTTGACAATGACAACATCAATGCCAACAGGGAAACCTCTGATGTATATGCCTTCTGTGATGAGTGGAAGCTTGCCCTTGAACGTGTTCCAGACACGGTTGCTTCTGAAGCTATCAAGAGCTTTGTCAATGTTGTCCATGTAATAACCGTAAAACAAAGTGAAGAATTCAAGATCAGAAAACGTACCGAAACTGCATCAAAGGAGCTTGAGAAAAAGGCTTCATCTCTTAGAAATATAGAAAAGAAGTTCTACAATTCATACTCTATGGTAGGTATTGGGCTTCCTGATGCCGGGCCTGACAATGGGCAGGCATTGGATGCCCGGGACCCTCTTGCTGAGAAGAAATCTGAGCTCACAGCCTGCCAAAGGCGGGTGGAAGATGAGATGCTGAGGCATTCAAAGGCCGTAGAGGTGACAAGAGCAATGACGCTAAATAATCTTCAGACGGGCTTGCCAGGCGTTTTCGGAGCATTAACCAATTTCTCGGCCTTATTTACAGAGGCTCTCCAGACAGTATGCAACCGTTCCTATGCTATCAAATAGATTTACATAAAATTATTCTACTTGGGTTTCTGAGGTAATATGGAATTGGTTAAGGGCTGGGATTTTTTGACGGAAGGCTCTTTTTATGTATTACTGTTATTAGTTTTGGGGTTCTTTTGACAATGTATATACGaggaattttcaattttgtgattttatcATTCCTCTTTTGATGACAAGGAAAAATGTATCTGTACAGGAAATTGCTTTGGATTGTTGTATCAGATGTTCACAAATTCAGCAGATGAATAAATATACAccttctactctctctctctctctctctctctctctctctctctctctatatatatatatatatatatataactatgtTTTTTTTGGCATAGGTACAATATGCTTCTAATTTCGCAACTCGAAATCATTTGTTTCCTAGATTTTCAAGGACTTTGTATATGGGAAtgtgttatttttgttttttttttgctaaaattggaAGGTGCCAATTAAGCTCCAAGCATTTGGCATAATCATTAGTATTTAGAGTTGAGGATTTGGGTGTTAGCATCATTTTTAAGTGACTAAATTCACTATTTCATAAGAGCTTAAACTTTTAAGAGAATAGGTAATTTAATATGATATTAAAGTAGGAGATCTGAGTTCAAGTCTCACTTATTATAAGGACTTGAACGGGAGAgttagaattatgattaagtaattaaattcaacattttcTAATAACTTAACCTCTTAGAGCATCTCTAATGGTATATGTAAAGGTAAAATATTGCCTATAATAGAGAATGAGACCAAAAAACTAGCTTCCAACAACTTCTttatactttgattttttttggctcGTGAACAGTAGTTCATCAAATTTGATGGGCTACTATTCActcttcaaatgttttttttctattataataatcagatattgaataaaaaaatattagaagatgtgtagttgttaaaaaaagaataaataataaatgaagaaataatatttaaatgagataaagAATGTGATAGATAATTTGTTGGAAAGTATATTTGAAAAAGTTAGTAGATAATAGCTAAATGTCATTATTCAttctccaaacagtacaaaaatttagagaatttgCTAAGATGCTCTAAGAACGAGTACTTTAACATTATTCAAGGGACCATATAATCAGTGGCGGTGCCATGTACAAGttagggtgttcccaggaacaccctgacttgaaatttttttttttatatgtaataattaaaattttttatataggaagatatcaggaacaccctcaattttttaaaaaaaaatttatttgttctactttcaagcaaaaaaaaaaaaaaaaacccaaaaaaaaaatttgaactaaaatctaaaaaaaaaaaaaaaaaacacacggTAACGTCGCTTGCAGAGCAAACCAAACCCCAATATAGACAAAGCAGACCAAATCCCAAACCCCAATACAGATAGAGCAAACCAAACCCCAGACCCCAATACAAAGCAAACCAAAGTACCAGCTCGTTCGTCGTCGCCGCAGCTCGCTCGTCGTCGCCGTAGCTCGCTCGTCTTCGTCGTCACTCATCATAGATCGCGCCTCATCGCAGATCGCACGTTGCTCATCGCAGATCGCCCCTCATCGCCTTATGGCCCTCATCGCAGATCGCGGATCGTGCCTCCGCCACCTCATCGCCTCATCAGAGATCGCGCCTCATCACTCATCGCAGATCGCAGATCGGGATCGCAGAGCTGCTCCGGTCTCGGTGCTCGGTGCTCAGTGATCGGGATCTcaaggtatttctctctctttttctctctcactttctctctctctctatctgaaatgaaatctaggaaatgaaataaaattaatgaatgagctttttattctttaagtgtctaactctctctcttttgaacTATAAGTTAGTGATTGGtagatttattaatattttgttttttgccttttttttatttactttttaaatttggctTTTA from Castanea sativa cultivar Marrone di Chiusa Pesio chromosome 11, ASM4071231v1 harbors:
- the LOC142615673 gene encoding nitrate regulatory gene2 protein; the encoded protein is MGCAASKLDNEDTVRRCKERRSLMKQAVYARHHLAAAHADYIRSLHRTGSALFTFAQGEHLSVSHQTPAVLLHSPSTHIPPRVPSQSPPPPPPQPQQPQPHPRFSPSPSPSPTIQTSKLPHILSASSTPRRVKTTAKVAKRRQPKLPHILSESSLASSTPRSESFGHFGNYGPTAYQASSTYSSTPSQSQASSVWNWENFYPPSPPDSEFFHQRAQSLGDPLRSHHLDLDYDDDDEEHEGEVHDGHGTEKSEYDFFEKKVENNRKIPETTTTEQREEVECSEWGDHYSTTTSSSDEEEEEEDNEEGARGRGDEDDRDLRSEIGARSNFGSSVRAESVRSELPRKYPTRSEKLEDAAASSSSAGMSYTAGDISDRRMVVRHKDLKEIVEAIKEYFDKEAAAGDQVSEMLEVGRAQLDRSFRQLKKTVYHSNSMLSNLSSSWTSKPPLAVRYRLDAGSLDEPGGPKSLCCTLDRLLAWEKKLYGEVKAREGVKIECEKKLSALQSQEYKGEDETKLDKTKASINKLKSLRIVTSQAVSTTSTAIIGLRDSDLVPQLVELCHGFMYMWRSMHQYHEVQNDIVQQVRGLVNQSTKVDSTSELHRQATRDLESAVSAWHSSFCRLIRFQRDFIRSLHGWFKLTLLPVDNDNINANRETSDVYAFCDEWKLALERVPDTVASEAIKSFVNVVHVITVKQSEEFKIRKRTETASKELEKKASSLRNIEKKFYNSYSMVGIGLPDAGPDNGQALDARDPLAEKKSELTACQRRVEDEMLRHSKAVEVTRAMTLNNLQTGLPGVFGALTNFSALFTEALQTVCNRSYAIK